One window of the Sphaerochaeta associata genome contains the following:
- a CDS encoding 4Fe-4S binding protein, with protein sequence MKKVLQRTIQVLSLALFVFLLISGKIQVWMVIFVASALLAILFSRFYCGWLCPINTILRPMSHLKKKLKIKSLKTPAFFKNGVFRIIMLLAFLAVMVVVFRTGKKLPVLPALVLVGVLLSLFFEEELWHHWLCPYGTILSLPGRVARKAMVIDPSLCSNCTRCAKACPSGAIVKEEKHRIIKGECLVCHECERVCTKGAISYK encoded by the coding sequence ATGAAAAAAGTATTGCAGCGAACCATTCAGGTCCTATCCCTTGCCCTGTTCGTCTTCCTGCTCATCAGCGGCAAAATACAGGTATGGATGGTAATCTTCGTCGCTTCGGCCCTCCTCGCCATCCTCTTTTCCCGCTTCTACTGCGGTTGGCTCTGTCCGATCAACACCATCCTAAGACCGATGAGCCATCTGAAAAAGAAGCTGAAGATTAAGAGCCTCAAAACCCCTGCCTTCTTTAAGAATGGAGTGTTCAGGATTATCATGCTCCTTGCTTTCTTGGCTGTGATGGTCGTCGTATTCAGAACCGGAAAAAAGCTTCCCGTTCTTCCTGCACTTGTCCTGGTTGGGGTTTTACTCTCCCTCTTCTTTGAGGAGGAGCTGTGGCATCATTGGCTCTGTCCCTATGGGACCATCCTCTCGCTGCCGGGCAGAGTTGCCAGAAAGGCCATGGTCATCGATCCATCACTGTGCTCCAACTGCACCCGCTGCGCAAAGGCCTGTCCGAGTGGAGCCATTGTGAAGGAAGAGAAGCACCGGATCATCAAGGGCGAGTGCCTTGTGTGCCACGAGTGCGAGCGTGTCTGCACCAAGGGTGCAATTTCTTACAAGTAA
- a CDS encoding GNAT family N-acetyltransferase — MIIERANQEDFSSLKSLWSEVFSEDPVFLEHFFTVRFASEHIFVARKDGIIVSALHALPAQYLQGGTIKECSFIVGAATYASHRKQGIMGALLAAVKQAYNHPITLFPAVRPFYEANGYYTTSSVLAFPLEGIEASSAASIPMDIEHLDSLYRTEHALHGCLLRDRKAWDFLTEGYQTLCVQNGYAFISGGKAVETCASDETAAKELLALLASNAVTEVHTLENSFLTRLLDRKKAVPIPMGMSTDTSMQGVYIAEQY, encoded by the coding sequence GTGATCATCGAACGGGCAAACCAAGAAGATTTCTCTTCATTGAAGAGCCTTTGGTCGGAAGTATTTTCTGAAGACCCGGTCTTCCTTGAACACTTCTTTACTGTTCGGTTTGCCAGCGAACACATCTTTGTCGCCCGCAAGGATGGGATCATCGTAAGCGCCCTGCACGCACTGCCTGCTCAGTATCTACAAGGGGGGACCATCAAGGAATGTTCCTTCATCGTAGGTGCAGCAACCTATGCTTCTCATCGCAAGCAGGGCATCATGGGAGCCTTGCTTGCCGCCGTTAAGCAGGCATACAACCACCCCATCACGCTCTTTCCAGCGGTACGCCCCTTCTACGAAGCAAACGGATACTACACCACCTCCTCGGTACTCGCCTTCCCCTTGGAGGGTATTGAGGCCTCATCAGCTGCTTCGATTCCCATGGATATCGAGCACTTGGACAGCCTCTACCGAACCGAACACGCTCTTCATGGATGCCTGCTTCGTGACAGGAAAGCCTGGGACTTCCTGACCGAAGGCTATCAAACGCTCTGTGTTCAAAACGGTTATGCGTTCATCAGTGGAGGCAAAGCCGTTGAAACCTGTGCCAGTGACGAAACCGCAGCCAAAGAGCTGCTGGCTTTGCTTGCATCCAATGCTGTTACAGAGGTGCACACCCTGGAAAACTCCTTCCTGACCCGTCTGCTGGACAGGAAGAAAGCAGTGCCCATCCCGATGGGGATGAGCACTGACACATCAATGCAGGGCGTCTACATTGCTGAACAATACTGA
- a CDS encoding Crp/Fnr family transcriptional regulator, producing MDIVHSLGKVALFQCFSDEELARYLKQGGMNLMHFEKDQLVALQGDACASLDVIIQGSLSLQSIDEQGTVFKARVLEAGDVWGATLLFSRYNHYPMQVVCDRASSVVRLKKGLVLTLCTEKREFLVGLLQIISDRAHELGLTVTKLNEQTLRQSLLEYLHQLCRQQGGNTVMLPMSKTELANRLGFARTSLSREFTLLQHEGLLTFNGRKVCLHISSNS from the coding sequence ATGGATATCGTACACTCCCTGGGCAAGGTTGCCCTGTTTCAGTGCTTTTCGGATGAGGAGCTGGCTCGTTACCTCAAGCAAGGCGGTATGAATCTCATGCACTTTGAGAAAGACCAGCTGGTAGCCCTGCAGGGCGACGCATGTGCCTCCCTCGATGTAATCATACAAGGCAGCCTCTCGCTGCAGAGCATCGACGAGCAGGGGACCGTCTTCAAGGCCAGGGTGCTTGAGGCGGGGGATGTTTGGGGTGCGACTTTGCTGTTCAGCAGGTACAACCACTACCCGATGCAGGTTGTGTGCGACCGTGCAAGCTCGGTCGTACGCTTGAAGAAGGGTCTGGTTCTTACACTGTGCACTGAAAAGCGGGAGTTCTTGGTGGGTCTTCTTCAGATTATCAGTGACAGGGCTCATGAGCTGGGGCTGACGGTGACCAAGCTCAATGAGCAGACGCTCAGGCAAAGTCTGCTTGAATACCTGCACCAGCTCTGTCGGCAACAGGGCGGCAATACCGTGATGTTGCCCATGAGCAAGACCGAGCTTGCAAACCGCCTGGGGTTTGCCCGGACTTCCCTCAGTCGGGAGTTTACCTTACTGCAACATGAAGGTCTGCTCACCTTCAACGGCCGAAAGGTTTGTCTTCATATTTCTTCAAACAGTTAA
- a CDS encoding MFS transporter has protein sequence MQDTLQQKAPPLFSKRVVLFLLSQNLSIFGSSVVGFAIIWYITLETSSGIYLMLATLAQMVPHLVISLYSGVWADRHSRKVLIMLSDSFIAVATLVLALVFSLGWESIGAILAVSVIRSIGSGIQSPAVNAIIPQLVSEEHLVRIQGINQSISSALMLLSPAVGGMMLGLFGLVSTFYLDVVTATLAVVVFSFIKVAKPKRAEETHSVAADMKVGISYTFSNPILRNLLICYGFSFFLITPAAILTPLLVERTFGGEVWRLTLNEMVWTGGALLGGLLVSLKGNFKNKVTAISLSLVAFGSCFALLGVAPTFVIYLIVMGLGGIFVPFLNTAEIVMIQEISDEDKLGRVFSIVQILSGSAIPLGILVFGPLADRISIQILLVVSGILLVAVGLIYGRTASKQQVVKQAEVPTQGQ, from the coding sequence ATGCAAGACACCTTACAACAGAAGGCACCCCCATTGTTTTCCAAGCGGGTGGTCCTCTTTCTTCTCAGTCAGAATCTCTCCATCTTCGGCTCTTCTGTAGTCGGATTTGCCATCATCTGGTACATCACCTTGGAAACCTCCTCGGGTATCTATCTCATGCTGGCAACCCTTGCGCAGATGGTGCCCCACCTGGTCATCAGCCTCTACAGCGGGGTATGGGCCGATCGTCACAGCCGCAAGGTCCTGATCATGCTCAGCGACAGCTTCATTGCAGTCGCCACCCTTGTTTTAGCCCTTGTCTTTTCCTTAGGCTGGGAGTCGATCGGGGCCATTCTCGCCGTTTCGGTGATCCGCTCCATAGGTAGCGGAATCCAGAGCCCGGCTGTGAATGCAATCATCCCCCAATTGGTGAGTGAGGAACACTTGGTGCGTATCCAAGGAATCAACCAGAGCATCAGTTCGGCTCTTATGCTGCTCTCTCCTGCAGTAGGGGGCATGATGCTCGGCCTCTTTGGCTTGGTCTCCACCTTTTATCTGGATGTGGTAACAGCAACGCTTGCAGTCGTGGTTTTCAGCTTCATCAAGGTTGCCAAGCCAAAACGGGCGGAAGAGACGCACTCGGTCGCAGCAGATATGAAGGTGGGTATTTCCTACACCTTCTCCAACCCCATCCTTCGTAACCTTCTGATCTGTTATGGCTTTTCGTTCTTTCTCATCACCCCCGCGGCCATTCTTACACCCCTGCTCGTTGAGCGCACCTTCGGCGGTGAAGTATGGCGTTTGACTCTCAACGAGATGGTGTGGACCGGCGGAGCGCTGCTCGGCGGGCTGCTGGTCTCGCTGAAGGGAAATTTCAAGAATAAAGTCACAGCGATATCACTCTCCTTGGTGGCCTTCGGCTCCTGTTTCGCCCTGCTCGGTGTTGCCCCCACCTTTGTCATCTATCTCATCGTCATGGGGTTGGGTGGAATTTTTGTTCCCTTCCTCAATACAGCCGAGATAGTCATGATCCAGGAGATAAGCGATGAGGATAAGCTGGGAAGAGTCTTTTCCATCGTGCAGATACTCAGCGGAAGTGCCATCCCCCTGGGAATTCTGGTTTTCGGACCTCTCGCAGACCGGATTTCAATCCAGATTCTTCTGGTGGTCAGCGGTATTCTCTTGGTTGCAGTGGGCCTGATCTACGGGCGCACTGCGTCAAAGCAGCAGGTGGTCAAGCAGGCTGAGGTACCCACCCAGGGCCAGTGA
- a CDS encoding peroxiredoxin yields the protein MDEMQNTPAGMPLIGDKAPAFKAVTTQGPMNFPEDYKGKWVILFSHPADFTPVCTTEFMTFASMADEFRSLNTELVGLSIDSLYAHIAWLRKIQELEWNGMKNIEVKFPVIEDIKMDVARKYGMVQSQSSTQAVRAVFVIDPNAVVRTILFYPASTGRNFDEIKRVVLALQKADKDQIATPANWRPGQDVIIPTPGSCGTAKERMESKDENQYCLDWFLCFRKEKK from the coding sequence ATGGACGAAATGCAGAACACCCCAGCCGGCATGCCCCTGATCGGAGACAAGGCCCCCGCTTTCAAGGCGGTTACCACCCAGGGCCCGATGAACTTTCCCGAGGACTACAAAGGCAAGTGGGTTATTCTTTTCAGCCACCCCGCCGACTTCACCCCTGTCTGTACCACCGAATTCATGACTTTCGCATCGATGGCCGATGAGTTCAGATCCCTGAACACCGAGCTGGTGGGTCTTTCCATCGACTCCCTGTACGCCCACATTGCATGGCTGAGAAAAATCCAGGAACTTGAATGGAACGGCATGAAGAACATTGAAGTGAAGTTCCCGGTCATCGAGGACATCAAGATGGATGTGGCCCGAAAGTACGGCATGGTCCAGTCCCAGTCCTCCACCCAGGCGGTCCGTGCAGTCTTTGTCATCGACCCCAACGCAGTAGTGAGAACCATTCTCTTCTATCCTGCTTCCACCGGTCGCAACTTCGATGAGATCAAGCGCGTCGTGCTTGCCCTTCAGAAAGCCGACAAGGATCAGATCGCCACTCCTGCCAACTGGAGACCAGGCCAGGATGTCATCATCCCCACCCCCGGCAGCTGCGGTACGGCAAAGGAACGCATGGAGAGCAAGGACGAGAATCAATACTGCCTCGACTGGTTCCTCTGCTTCCGAAAGGAAAAAAAGTAA
- a CDS encoding cupin domain-containing protein encodes MIEKQYTYTQTHEKVIEKLVGDDVAMINHVVLATGDALPEHYSDSNVYLVVVRGSLTIQLDEQEANYYQASVVNVPFHTKMNISNTGKEALEFFIVKAPHPRAYKAEKV; translated from the coding sequence ATGATTGAAAAGCAGTATACCTATACGCAAACCCATGAGAAAGTCATTGAAAAACTGGTCGGTGACGATGTGGCGATGATCAACCACGTAGTGTTGGCAACAGGCGATGCTCTGCCTGAACACTATTCAGACTCGAACGTCTACCTCGTTGTCGTACGCGGAAGCCTGACGATTCAGCTGGATGAGCAGGAGGCGAATTACTATCAGGCATCGGTGGTGAACGTGCCGTTCCATACAAAGATGAACATTTCCAACACCGGCAAGGAAGCTCTTGAATTCTTCATTGTCAAAGCACCTCACCCACGGGCATATAAGGCGGAGAAGGTATGA
- a CDS encoding DUF2156 domain-containing protein, which translates to MLHFYTPSFADKALFPSYSKYFAYEYFFSYSVLWKEAIGLTICKTDTALYMHLDVDDCFLLPITDDLPKAMAELEAHCNESGQRFHLECVPSEQALELQKLGYTIEHVRALDDYIYESQKLIHLSGRKLQAKRNHISQFERNYTYSVRSLSTKEMRDECYKMASTTWLETKDCDTKEIQDELRALRLAFDNWDTLGLVGMLVCVDHHLTAFTVGEIIDDQLAIVHFEKGDTSYIGIYSVINQLFCSQYLSDVKYVNRQEDAGVEGLRKAKLSYKPDLMVEKYRVTKQ; encoded by the coding sequence ATGTTACATTTTTATACACCGTCCTTTGCGGACAAAGCCCTATTCCCCTCGTACAGCAAGTACTTTGCCTACGAGTATTTTTTTTCCTATTCGGTTCTCTGGAAAGAAGCCATCGGATTGACCATTTGTAAAACAGATACGGCTCTGTACATGCATCTGGATGTGGATGACTGCTTTTTGCTGCCCATCACCGACGATCTGCCCAAAGCCATGGCAGAGCTAGAGGCCCACTGCAACGAAAGCGGACAACGCTTCCATCTGGAATGCGTCCCCTCCGAACAAGCCTTGGAACTACAGAAACTCGGCTACACCATCGAGCATGTGCGTGCGCTGGATGACTACATCTATGAAAGCCAGAAACTGATCCACCTCAGTGGAAGGAAGCTGCAGGCCAAACGAAACCACATCTCCCAATTCGAGCGGAACTACACCTACTCAGTCCGCTCGCTCTCCACCAAGGAGATGCGTGACGAGTGCTATAAAATGGCCTCCACCACCTGGCTGGAAACCAAGGATTGCGACACGAAGGAAATCCAGGACGAGTTGAGGGCGTTGCGCCTTGCTTTCGACAACTGGGACACCCTCGGCCTCGTGGGAATGCTGGTCTGTGTGGACCATCACCTGACAGCCTTTACGGTAGGAGAAATCATCGACGACCAACTGGCCATCGTTCACTTTGAGAAGGGTGACACCTCCTACATCGGCATCTATTCGGTTATCAACCAGCTTTTCTGTTCCCAGTACCTCTCCGATGTCAAATACGTAAACAGGCAGGAAGACGCGGGAGTTGAAGGCCTGAGAAAAGCCAAACTCTCCTACAAACCCGACCTCATGGTCGAAAAGTACAGGGTTACCAAGCAGTGA
- a CDS encoding YgeY family selenium metabolism-linked hydrolase has protein sequence MQTNEQLITLCQELIKRPSLSGSEGDVASYIQQTMQKLSFDEVSIDAHGSVIGSIHGKAEGPAILMDGHIDTVGVENPQLWTYGPFEGRLVDGRIYGRGSSDMKGALSAMIVSAATFKKRTGGNFHGSIHVSGTVFEECFEGVSSRLVTARIKPDIVIVGEASSLSIKRGQRGRAEIVLQTFGKSCHSSNPQEGVNAVGAMLTLLPEILALEPPHHSVLGDGILVLTDIISSPYPGLSVVPESCKVTFDRRLLPGETEASILVPIQQVLDKHPAIEASVSVAEDSLCCYTGIGMSAKRFFPAWLLDEDHPLVQTAKKALPSSTLSHYSFCTNASHFCAEAGIPTIGYGPSDEKLAHTVDEYISVEQLSLALGGYLSLLDHLLL, from the coding sequence ATGCAAACCAACGAACAACTCATCACTCTTTGTCAGGAGCTCATCAAGCGACCCAGCCTTTCAGGATCCGAGGGCGACGTAGCCTCCTATATCCAGCAAACCATGCAGAAACTTAGTTTTGATGAAGTCTCTATCGACGCCCATGGTAGTGTGATCGGCAGCATCCACGGCAAAGCAGAGGGGCCGGCCATCCTCATGGACGGTCATATCGATACAGTGGGAGTTGAGAATCCCCAGCTGTGGACATATGGTCCCTTTGAAGGCCGTTTGGTTGATGGACGCATCTACGGCAGGGGCAGCAGCGATATGAAGGGCGCCCTGAGTGCCATGATCGTCTCGGCAGCGACTTTCAAGAAGAGGACTGGAGGCAATTTTCACGGTTCAATCCATGTCTCGGGTACCGTGTTTGAAGAGTGCTTCGAAGGCGTCTCATCCCGTCTGGTGACAGCGCGGATAAAGCCCGATATCGTCATTGTGGGAGAAGCTTCCTCCCTATCCATCAAGCGCGGACAGCGGGGACGGGCCGAGATAGTGCTGCAAACGTTTGGAAAGAGCTGTCACTCATCCAATCCTCAGGAAGGGGTGAATGCAGTTGGCGCGATGCTGACTCTGCTGCCTGAGATTCTTGCCCTCGAACCACCGCACCATAGTGTGCTTGGGGACGGGATTCTGGTCTTGACCGACATAATCTCCTCACCCTATCCGGGTTTGTCGGTAGTACCCGAATCGTGCAAGGTCACCTTCGACAGGCGCCTGCTCCCCGGAGAAACGGAAGCATCGATCCTCGTTCCGATCCAGCAGGTCCTGGACAAGCACCCTGCGATCGAGGCAAGCGTATCGGTGGCCGAGGACAGTCTCTGCTGCTATACCGGTATTGGGATGAGTGCTAAGCGATTCTTCCCTGCCTGGCTTCTTGATGAGGACCACCCGTTGGTACAGACTGCCAAAAAGGCACTGCCTTCCAGCACGCTATCGCACTACAGTTTTTGCACCAATGCAAGCCACTTCTGCGCCGAGGCCGGCATTCCGACCATAGGCTACGGGCCATCGGATGAGAAGCTCGCCCATACGGTTGACGAGTACATCAGTGTAGAGCAGCTCTCACTGGCCCTGGGTGGGTACCTCAGCCTGCTTGACCACCTGCTGCTTTGA
- a CDS encoding HD domain-containing phosphohydrolase, with protein sequence MENKEGEFSIKEHSITRRFIIGLVLILAALLVIGYIKMSLTTRAIETNRKLSHTYEVITETKSLMRTFLNIRIAERGYLLTGDRRYLQEIGVSSYSFDQHHIKLSILTRGDEVQQQRLKDLKDTFNELIVQAVQPMLAFRDTLTGEVTVHIEEEELNQLMEISKSLSLELESILDQIETTEYELLAIRQQEVDFWYLLDRIITFLGPIFIILITFFAGRGAVVRLDRYRRQQERDQRELRSARDRFASVIKGSNLGTWEWNIVTGTVQVNDSWASLLGYTKEELEPVTIETFKRLTEPEDFARSIALLEQHFRGEMDFYSCDVRMQHKDGHWVWILDRGQVITWDEQHNPLIMTGTHADISKRVADAQALARSEEENRKIFESMNQGFAYSQILLDENGVPNDYRILRVNQNFEAQTGLENKNSVGKRITELIDVVEPIWFENNGKVALTGESMTFEAYNAGLHRLFRISSFSPEHGYFVMIIDDITQQKETEAQLIYEKNLFETTLLSVGDGVISTDAQGNVQFMNKAAETLTGWNAEEAKGRRFEEVFKILCGKDRQACPDPVRQVLEQKRAIELADDTILIARDGFERYINDSAAPILDARMQITGVVLVFRDSTEQRKKQREILSLSFTDPLTRLNNRRYYDQVKQELDTEPYYPLTLVVADVNGLKLTNDAFGHEAGDELLRKVAEVMRKTCREDDIISRIGGDEFVLLLPQTDALHAQTIVKRLNAALQREHIKGIQVSVSFGYAVKEEDGDHFEDTFKMAEDVMYQNKLASSLSFKKQVISSLLERLFSQDPTLEEHSRKVAELAASFAHVLGYQEHQIQEMRLAGTYHDLGKIAISPAIINKSSKEMTRSELLEFKRHAEIGYNILRSVGEYAPFSEAVLHHHERWDGNGYPQGLKHEDIPQEAQILAIANIYADLVGPRLHGTSVSEEEAVTLLRERKNTQFNPVLIETFITKVLNKA encoded by the coding sequence ATGGAAAATAAGGAAGGAGAATTCTCTATTAAAGAGCATAGCATCACCCGACGATTCATCATCGGTTTAGTGCTCATTCTTGCCGCCCTCTTAGTCATAGGGTATATCAAGATGAGCTTGACCACCCGTGCGATTGAAACCAACCGCAAGCTTAGCCATACCTATGAGGTAATCACTGAAACCAAAAGCCTGATGCGCACGTTCCTCAACATCCGCATTGCAGAGCGCGGCTACCTGCTCACCGGGGATCGGCGCTATTTGCAGGAAATCGGTGTCAGTTCCTACTCCTTCGACCAGCACCACATCAAGCTCAGCATACTCACCCGCGGTGACGAAGTGCAGCAGCAACGCCTCAAGGATCTGAAAGACACTTTTAATGAATTGATCGTCCAGGCGGTACAACCAATGCTCGCCTTCCGCGATACGCTAACCGGGGAAGTTACCGTTCACATCGAAGAGGAAGAACTCAATCAGTTGATGGAAATCTCCAAATCCCTCTCTCTTGAGTTGGAATCGATTCTCGACCAAATCGAAACAACCGAATATGAGTTGTTGGCGATCCGGCAGCAGGAGGTTGACTTCTGGTATTTGCTCGACCGCATTATCACCTTCCTCGGTCCTATCTTCATTATCCTTATTACGTTCTTTGCGGGCCGCGGAGCAGTAGTCCGTCTGGACCGATACCGACGCCAACAGGAACGAGACCAACGTGAGCTGCGTTCTGCCCGCGACCGGTTTGCATCGGTGATCAAGGGCTCGAATCTGGGAACCTGGGAGTGGAACATCGTAACGGGTACGGTGCAGGTCAACGACAGCTGGGCCTCCCTGCTCGGCTATACAAAAGAGGAGCTCGAACCGGTTACCATTGAGACGTTCAAGCGGCTGACGGAACCTGAGGATTTTGCCCGCTCCATTGCTCTCTTGGAGCAACACTTTCGCGGAGAAATGGACTTCTACTCCTGCGATGTACGCATGCAACACAAGGACGGCCACTGGGTTTGGATTCTCGACCGCGGGCAGGTCATTACGTGGGACGAGCAACACAACCCGCTCATCATGACCGGCACCCATGCCGATATATCAAAGCGTGTTGCCGACGCCCAGGCCCTTGCCCGCAGCGAGGAGGAAAACCGCAAGATTTTTGAGAGCATGAACCAAGGTTTCGCCTACAGCCAGATCCTGCTTGACGAGAACGGGGTTCCCAACGACTACCGCATCCTCAGGGTCAACCAGAACTTCGAGGCACAGACAGGCCTTGAGAACAAGAACTCGGTCGGCAAGCGCATCACCGAGCTCATCGATGTGGTGGAACCGATATGGTTCGAAAACAACGGCAAGGTCGCCCTAACCGGAGAGTCGATGACCTTCGAAGCGTACAATGCCGGCCTGCACAGGCTCTTCAGAATATCCTCCTTCAGTCCTGAGCACGGCTATTTTGTGATGATCATCGACGATATCACCCAGCAAAAAGAGACGGAAGCTCAGCTCATCTACGAGAAAAACCTCTTTGAGACCACCCTGCTGTCCGTCGGTGACGGGGTGATCTCCACCGATGCCCAAGGTAATGTTCAATTCATGAACAAGGCTGCCGAAACGCTTACCGGCTGGAATGCGGAGGAAGCGAAAGGCAGGCGGTTCGAAGAAGTTTTCAAAATTCTCTGCGGCAAGGACCGTCAGGCATGTCCCGATCCCGTACGACAGGTGCTTGAGCAAAAGAGGGCCATTGAACTTGCCGATGATACCATTCTCATCGCCCGTGACGGTTTTGAACGGTACATCAACGACAGTGCGGCCCCCATCCTCGATGCCAGAATGCAGATCACCGGAGTAGTGCTTGTATTCCGGGACAGCACCGAGCAGCGCAAGAAACAACGTGAAATACTTTCACTGAGCTTCACCGATCCCCTGACGAGGCTGAACAACCGCCGCTATTACGACCAAGTCAAGCAGGAGCTCGACACCGAGCCGTACTATCCCCTCACCTTGGTTGTCGCCGATGTGAATGGCTTGAAGCTTACCAACGACGCCTTCGGTCATGAGGCCGGGGATGAGTTGCTGCGCAAGGTCGCCGAGGTGATGCGCAAGACTTGTCGTGAGGACGACATCATCAGCCGCATCGGTGGTGATGAGTTTGTCCTGCTTCTCCCCCAAACCGACGCCCTTCATGCCCAGACCATAGTAAAACGCCTTAATGCGGCACTCCAGAGAGAACACATCAAGGGCATCCAGGTCTCGGTCTCCTTTGGCTATGCAGTAAAGGAAGAGGACGGCGACCACTTCGAGGACACTTTCAAGATGGCCGAGGATGTCATGTACCAGAACAAGCTCGCCAGCAGCCTGTCATTCAAGAAACAGGTTATTTCCTCACTGCTTGAACGGCTCTTCAGCCAGGATCCCACCCTTGAGGAACATAGCCGCAAGGTTGCCGAACTCGCTGCCTCCTTTGCCCATGTGCTTGGATACCAGGAGCATCAGATCCAGGAAATGCGCCTTGCAGGCACCTATCACGACCTGGGCAAAATCGCCATCTCACCGGCGATCATCAACAAGTCAAGCAAAGAAATGACCCGAAGCGAGTTACTTGAGTTCAAACGCCATGCTGAGATCGGGTACAATATCCTACGTTCTGTCGGTGAGTATGCCCCCTTCTCCGAGGCGGTGCTGCATCACCACGAACGGTGGGACGGCAATGGCTATCCGCAAGGCCTGAAGCACGAGGATATTCCCCAGGAAGCCCAGATTCTTGCCATTGCAAACATCTATGCCGACCTTGTCGGTCCCAGGCTGCATGGTACTTCTGTCAGCGAAGAAGAGGCTGTCACCCTCTTGCGAGAACGCAAGAATACCCAGTTCAATCCTGTTTTGATTGAAACTTTCATCACCAAGGTCCTCAACAAAGCTTGA